GATAAGATAAAAGTACAATTAAAAGACTTGTTGTCTACGATGCAAAGAAATAAATTTTGAGTAACAAATAAAAAGACAATCCAAACAATCACCcgattaattttataatttatcccttgacattttatttctttcacTTTATTCCCTTTCTATATATATTGACAAAATACCCCACATTTCAAAAAGTTTTCCAAGCCATTTGCTCTGGATTTCATCAATCACATcgaaatttttttcctcttgcTCCCGATGTTATTCGTTACAACTTAtggaagaatttttttttgccctATTCTAATATTCTATGCTAATTGCAGATCAGTGAGTAATAGCTCCACCGGGGACCCGGACCCAATCAATCCTTATGGATATTTTTGTCTGTTCATTACTTTCTCAGGACACCACCATTTTCCTCGAGTCCAATTTTAACCGTCACCGCCCACGGTCTGTCATAGAAAGTTTGGTTTGACtgtcaatcaaattcaaggGGATAAATAAACTAGTATAAAGTGAGAGGAAGTTGTCATGGTGATTAACCCCAGATAAAATCCCTTTAGCCTAAATCTAAAGGCTTTTATAATTTACATCACCGCCTTCGCCTGTCACCTACTCCCCACTCACGCCACCAAAATTCTCTCTCTATAAAAGGTCTCTCCTTCCATTTCCATCGTTGTGTTCACAGCTCCGTGTTTCCCTTTTACTTCATTCTCAATCTCTCACATCCTTTCTATACTCCCGCAGAGCAATCAACTCCGGGAATTGTATGGCCGGCTATTTGCAGACTACTACCCGGAGACTGGCCAGCATCGGTAATCGATTTGTGAGCCAGATCAAGtcctcctcctctctctctccttcctCCTCCTACTTCCTGCTTAggtaactctctctctctctctctcacaacTCTTTCTGCCTTCCCCTATTTTCACATACTTGTACTATATTCTGCAAATGCTTTTTGGGCCCTTAAAAGCTTTTCAGCCGATTGAGTTTACAGTAGTATAAACTGTTACTACTATGTGTCAGTTAGCTGTGTTCTTTATTCTTGCCTTTTAGTAGTGTTTCCTGCAAAACCCATTTCTGAAGACTTGGAGCATCTTCACCTTTTAGCTCAAGCCCCAAATTTCAAGATAAATAACTCCTCCGCAAGAATAAAACGTTAAAACTGGTGGAATGGAGTCTTCTTATACCGAGATTTCCCCCATGATCTTATTACCTACAACCATCCTACCTACCTGCTCCTTGCCTTTCttcgttttatttttttttgggtgcaaaaaatgaaaaagaaaagcaggATATTCTTTTTTCTGGCGCCTAAGCGATCATCAAATATCTTGTCTGGTTGGTCTTTTTAGCTGATATATGGATCACCTTTTCAGCAAAATTTTCTTGCTTcgctttttatttctttcttgtcGGATTGTCCAATCTTGTGAGTTATACTATAGTGGAGtattattagtaaataattttgcgacgtaaaaatttttttctttttgggtgtcATCCTCCAGTTTAGCCGTCGTTTTTCCTACCAATTAAGTAATGAAAATGTTCCTTTAGACCATTGATTTGGGAAAATAATTCTTGTTTTGGTTTTCATCTGAATTTCGTGACAGTATTTAATATAGCTGTCAACAACATTAGTTAGAGTAGTCTAATTTACTATTAGTTGGAGTAGTCTAATATTACTACCGGGCCCGGACAGTTTTGTTTAAAagcagaaaataaataaataactaaataaaagtatttttttaaaaaacctcGTTCCGTACTAGAATGGTCCAATTCTCTGGAATTTGGATAAGGACTGGTTTGTAGCTGACGTGTCAAAGGTCAAACAAGGGCGAGGTTAAGTTGCTATGTTAGATAGGGGACTGCTGAGGAAAATTTATTAACCCGATATTCGGGTTAATTAGTAATGTTATTATAGATATCTGATTGATAATGTCCCGAAGTTGATTTTTATTGTAACTGGAAGCCCCTGTCTTACTTTTTCCCCTCCCCGGTAACCCATCCACTTTATAGTGGTGAatgatcatcttcaatttttatTCCTTCATCTTTGGCACCAAGCAAGGTGGTCGTTAAGTTAACACAATCTTAGCCAGCACTTGAAAACGTATACTACGGTAATTGCCTTAGGGGTAGGTGTGTTGCCCAACTAGGACATCATTAGGGGGGTTGTGGTTGCTGAGAAGTTGTATCCTTGCCTAGGCGGTTTCACCCATTTCTCCGTACGAAAATCACTGCTCCTACCATTTCACTATTTAATTAGGAAGAGGAATGTAGATCTAAAtggttgttcttttattttcctgATGCTAAAGAGGTTGTGTTGttgatttcatgttttaactctTGATTTTATTATTGGCTTCCTGACAGCCAACTAAGGGCCGATTTGTTTCTAAATATTGAGATGCCTTGCAGGTATACCATAAGTACTTGAATGTTACTTTCTGCTTCCTTTCTTTGATTTATGAGCGACGTACAAGTGGTTCGAGATTCACTACCTTTGTTACAAACAATGGTGACGTGCTCTTGTATAACTAAAGAGCAccttcttattattttatagtctGGGTTGAAAATACTTCTGTTTCTGTCCGTAATGAACTTGCTGTGTAGACGATTGTCATTgtagctgctgctgctgctgctgctgctgctgctgcctaTCAATTTGCTGTCTCTAGCGTTGTCTAATATTGCATTAGATGAAGCTGCTAGCTACCTTTTGATGTTCTCATGATCTTTTTCGCTGGCCTTGAATGCAAGGGCCATTAACATACATACCCTTTGGTTCTACTGTGGTGTAAGAGAATCACTTGTTCTTACAAGTTTGTGCAAGGTTTTGATGTGTAAAAATAGTTTTCCGTCTGTTAATTTGGTCATTTTAGCAAGTTACAGAGTAATTTTGTTTGACCTTTGATATCCATGTCATGGGAACTCGGCGTCCTCAATGGAAATTTGGATATATGCAGGAGGGCCGTTCACGGATCAGTGTATGACAAGAACCCGGAGGAACACGTTACTTCAACTGCAGTACCAGACGATGTAATCCAACCACAGTCGGAGGAGTACTGGGCTCCACACCCTCAAACCGGGGTGTTTGGCCCGTCCACCGAGCAGAACCCTGTAGCTTGTGGGGAGCGCGGTCTCCACACCTCGGATGTTAATGCACCTGAAGGCTCTGTGCTGGAGCAGAAGGCATTTTTCCGCCCCCTTGAGGATTTGGAGAAGCCGCCACCGCAGCCTTGAGTTGCAAAAGAACCTATATGTATCTCAATAGTCCTTCCTCTCGTGATGTGTAGAAGACCAGAGGACGCTGAAGGGACTGTAGAAGCTTGAAATTAGCTTACCTTTGTCTTGATGTGTTACGCGTTATTAGTATCTATGTGTGAGACTTGCCTTTTTATGTGTTCATAAGATCGTAAGGTAGCCGTAGCGCTTGGCGGTGTCAATCATAACTCAGTTATGTTGATTTATCCAAAATTGCCTACTAATAATTTGTTCAAGCGAGACTTGCCTTTTCTGTGTTCATAAGATCATAAGGTAGCCGTAGAGCTTGTTGGCGGTGTCAATCATAACTCAGTTAtgttgatttattcaaaattgccTACTAATAATTTGTTCAAACCTGTCTCATTAGCTTTAAATGGGTCTAAAtagatatttaattaaattcatTTAATTGATAGATAATGAGTTGATTTGGTTCATTCATTTATATTTATGTGGTTCAAACTATATAAAATTGGAATCTAAAATTTAACATTTGTACATGCGtcatgatagtgtatatattgttaatgtatataaaatttacttttaaaaataaatatatatttaaacttaatttttaGTGAGTATTCAAGAGATAAActgggggagggttgggttgggtggtacgggaggagggagtgtaagcaagAAGTCTCGGGTACGAGTTATCTcgcttacactaaaaaaaaaagaaaaaaaagaaaagagataaACTTGATTTTTGTTCCCGTTAATAGtagtaaattattattattattattttcatttaaaCACCTTTACTATGCTGTTCAAGATCGAGAAGATACGGTGTCTAGCCCCAGCCATAGAGGCTGGGTCAAATAACTAGTCGCGTCTAGCGCCCGCATGCTGGAGGCAGGGAAATTAATTGGTCCAACTTAAGATCTCGCGTCCATGCGAGCCCACCACTAGTTGTCCATTCCCACGAAGGTGTTACAAGGACAAATGATGGCCTAAACAGGGTTGGTGATGGTTCTTTTATACGTGTAAATGGTtttgaactctttttttttttttctaatagaaCACTAATCAAAATGAATAGTGGGAGTAATATAGAAGTCATTGATCTCTGATCTTATTAGAAAATACTTTGTTCATTATTGATAGTTTTATGATAGCTCATAGTTTCAAACGCCATTTTTTATACTCATAAATATAAGTTCTTTTAAGTTTTATAGGGCTTATTTTTTTCTCAACATtggaaatcaaaattttttttaaaaatatatatacatagaaaataaataaataaaattttgaggaaaaaaatttaggaaaatatAAATCACAGtaagactaaaagaaatttaataaataaaaaaaagttatataaagaaaaaagaCTTAAAAAAGAATACAGGGGCTATACTTATCAATATAAACTCATTCCAGAGTGATTTCGCCCAAATTAGTCCCAAATCACATGTAAATAAGGTTGGGTCTAAACCCAAATTACTAGGGGCTTGTTTGGCAAAGAAATTTTTAGCCAAGTTTGTCTTTTATaagtttttaaataattttatctataagaacctcaaaaaacttttcaaagtgtttaaattatacacttcaaaatatcaaaaaatttatacacttcaaaaatttttcctataacttctacagtaagttatAGTGCAAAGTCTAGACCTCATCTCAAATCCAAATAAATTCCGCCCATCCTACCCATTTTGCCCCTCTAGATGTTGGTCCCGGAGATTTGGATAATTAGAACAACTCCTCTATTGACGAGTTGGGTCTCGGCCCAAAGAAACAAATAAGCCACACAAAGCCCGTACAATTGGTTAGTAGGGTTTTTGATGA
This portion of the Coffea arabica cultivar ET-39 chromosome 2e, Coffea Arabica ET-39 HiFi, whole genome shotgun sequence genome encodes:
- the LOC113729820 gene encoding late embryogenesis abundant protein At5g17165 encodes the protein MAGYLQTTTRRLASIGNRFVSQIKSSSSLSPSSSYFLLRRAVHGSVYDKNPEEHVTSTAVPDDVIQPQSEEYWAPHPQTGVFGPSTEQNPVACGERGLHTSDVNAPEGSVLEQKAFFRPLEDLEKPPPQP